One Lentibacillus cibarius DNA window includes the following coding sequences:
- the rpsO gene encoding 30S ribosomal protein S15 yields MAITKERKNEIISEFKVHENDTGSPEVQIAVLTDEITALNEHLRFHKKDHHSRRGLLKMVGKRRNLLNYLRKKDVTRYRDLIKKLGLRR; encoded by the coding sequence ATGGCTATCACAAAAGAACGTAAGAATGAAATTATAAGTGAGTTTAAAGTTCATGAAAATGATACTGGTTCTCCGGAAGTGCAAATTGCTGTCTTAACCGATGAGATTACAGCGTTAAATGAACATTTACGTTTTCACAAGAAAGACCACCATTCCCGCCGCGGTCTTTTGAAAATGGTTGGTAAACGTCGTAACTTACTTAACTACTTACGTAAAAAAGACGTTACGCGCTACCGTGATTTAATTAAAAAGCTCGGCCTACGTCGATAA
- the pnp gene encoding polyribonucleotide nucleotidyltransferase — MKEVKKTFSTEIAGRTFTVETGELAKQANGAAMIRYGDTSVLSVATASNEPKDLPFFPLTVNYEERLYAVGKIPGGFIKREGRPSEKATLTSRLIDRPIRPLFPDGYRNEVQVISTVMSVDQDCSSEIAAMIGSSIALSISDIPFSEPIAGVHVGRVDGEFIINPTVEQEEKSDIDLTVAGTKDAINMVEAGADEVPEDTMLEAIMFGHEEIIRIIEFQEKIIKEVGMEKQEFQAEQVGDDLVASVEAEAKDRLVAAIQTEGKHARDEAISTVKNDVLASFEEEEEDETVLKQVASILDDMVKAEVRRLITKEKIRPDGRQVDEIRPLSSRVRVLPRTHGSGLFTRGQTQALSVCTLGALGDVQILDGLDLEESKRFMHHYNFPQYSVGETGPIRGPGRREIGHGALGERALEKVVPSEKAFPYTIRLVSEVLESNGSTSQASICASTLAMMDAGIPIKAPVAGIAMGLVKSGDDYTILTDIQGMEDALGDMDFKVAGTEQGVTALQMDIKIEGLSKEILEEALSQAKKGRMQILESMLATIGEPRSQLSEHAPKIMTMNINPDKIRDVIGPSGKQINKIIDETGVKIDIEQDGSVFISSPDAEMNHKAKQIIEDLIREVEVGQVYQGTVKRIEKFGAFVELFKGKDGLVHISELAEERTNKVEDVVSVGDQIKVKVKEIDNQGRVNLSRKAILKEEREKSETSHS, encoded by the coding sequence ATGAAAGAAGTGAAAAAAACGTTCTCCACGGAAATAGCAGGGAGAACATTTACCGTTGAAACTGGAGAACTGGCAAAACAAGCAAATGGTGCTGCTATGATTCGTTACGGTGACACATCCGTACTATCGGTGGCAACAGCATCCAACGAACCAAAAGATTTACCATTTTTCCCATTGACTGTAAACTATGAAGAACGTTTGTATGCAGTAGGAAAAATTCCTGGAGGTTTCATTAAACGAGAGGGGCGTCCAAGCGAAAAGGCAACATTGACCTCCCGATTGATTGACCGTCCAATTCGTCCCCTTTTCCCGGATGGCTACAGAAATGAAGTGCAAGTTATTAGTACAGTCATGAGTGTTGATCAGGATTGTTCCTCTGAAATAGCAGCTATGATTGGTTCATCGATTGCACTTTCCATTTCAGACATACCGTTTTCAGAACCAATAGCTGGGGTTCATGTTGGTCGGGTTGACGGCGAATTCATTATCAACCCTACTGTAGAACAAGAAGAAAAAAGTGATATTGATCTGACAGTCGCAGGAACGAAAGATGCCATAAACATGGTTGAAGCTGGAGCTGACGAAGTACCTGAAGATACGATGTTAGAAGCGATTATGTTTGGTCATGAGGAAATTATCCGGATCATTGAATTTCAGGAGAAAATTATTAAAGAAGTTGGTATGGAAAAACAGGAATTCCAAGCGGAACAAGTTGGTGATGATTTGGTTGCCAGCGTGGAAGCTGAAGCAAAGGATAGATTGGTTGCGGCCATCCAAACAGAAGGTAAACATGCCCGCGATGAAGCGATAAGTACGGTGAAAAATGACGTCCTTGCCTCTTTTGAAGAGGAAGAAGAGGATGAAACTGTTCTGAAACAAGTTGCTTCGATTCTGGATGATATGGTCAAAGCAGAGGTACGCCGGCTAATAACGAAGGAAAAAATTCGTCCGGACGGGCGCCAAGTTGATGAAATTCGCCCTTTATCATCACGTGTTAGGGTATTACCGCGAACACATGGGTCTGGGCTATTCACCCGTGGACAAACCCAGGCATTAAGTGTGTGCACACTTGGCGCGCTTGGCGATGTACAAATTTTAGATGGTCTTGATTTAGAAGAATCTAAACGGTTCATGCATCATTATAACTTTCCACAGTACAGTGTAGGGGAAACAGGGCCAATCAGAGGGCCGGGCCGTCGTGAAATTGGTCATGGTGCTTTAGGAGAACGCGCACTTGAAAAAGTAGTACCGTCTGAAAAAGCCTTTCCGTATACGATTCGTCTTGTTTCGGAAGTGTTAGAATCGAATGGTTCGACATCACAGGCAAGTATCTGTGCAAGTACCTTAGCAATGATGGACGCGGGGATTCCGATAAAGGCTCCGGTTGCAGGTATAGCGATGGGGCTTGTGAAATCAGGTGATGATTATACGATACTCACAGATATACAGGGTATGGAAGACGCACTTGGTGACATGGACTTCAAAGTAGCAGGAACGGAACAAGGTGTTACAGCGCTGCAAATGGATATCAAAATTGAAGGTTTGTCTAAAGAAATCTTGGAAGAAGCATTATCACAGGCTAAAAAAGGACGTATGCAGATACTTGAATCGATGTTAGCAACAATTGGCGAACCAAGGTCACAGCTATCCGAACATGCGCCAAAAATTATGACCATGAATATCAATCCGGATAAAATTCGGGACGTTATTGGTCCGAGTGGAAAACAAATCAATAAAATCATTGATGAGACTGGCGTAAAGATTGATATTGAGCAGGATGGCAGTGTTTTCATTTCTTCTCCGGATGCCGAAATGAATCATAAAGCAAAACAGATTATTGAGGATCTGATCAGGGAAGTTGAAGTTGGACAAGTGTATCAGGGTACGGTAAAACGAATCGAGAAATTTGGCGCGTTCGTCGAGCTCTTTAAAGGTAAGGACGGCTTAGTCCATATTTCGGAATTGGCTGAAGAACGGACAAACAAAGTAGAAGATGTGGTTTCTGTTGGCGATCAGATTAAGGTAAAAGTGAAGGAGATTGACAATCAGGGACGTGTTAATTTATCACGCAAAGCGATCTTGAAAGAAGAGCGGGAAAAAAGCGAAACATCACATTCATAA